One genomic region from Prunus persica cultivar Lovell chromosome G3, Prunus_persica_NCBIv2, whole genome shotgun sequence encodes:
- the LOC18783805 gene encoding organic cation/carnitine transporter 7, whose protein sequence is MGDGSPEYTVDEALVAMGFGKFQILVLAYAGMGWVSEAMEMMLLSFVGPAVQSAWGLSSQQESFITSVVFAGMLVGAYSWGIVSDKHGRRKGFLITATITSGAGFLSALSPNYTSLILLRCLVGVGLGGGPVLSSWFLEFIPAPNRGTWMVVFSAFWTLGTILEASLAWFVMPTLGWRWLLGLSSLPSSLLLVFYWLAPESPRYLCLKGRTTEAINILERVARLNGTKLPSGNLVSDLKIELSEKSTLSEDARLISPTENEDTSSKEMDSSDMGGISSLSMLLSPKLVRSTLLLWVVFFGNAFSYYGLVLLTTELTNGHSKCTPDTLRSDKLQDTGYRDVFIASFAELPGLLISAATVDRLGRKLSMSAMFFLCCIFLLPLVIQQSQGLTTSLLFGARICITATFTIVYIYAPEIYPTSVRTTGVGVASAMGRIGGMICPLVAVGLVHGCHQTASILLFEIVIFLSGVCVLLFPFETKGRELSDTVSSNSNNQGQ, encoded by the exons ATGGGAGATGGAAGCCCGGAATACACTGTTGATGAGGCTCTTGTGGCCATGGGGTTTGGAAAGTTTCAAATTCTTGTGCTTGCTTATGCTGGCATGGGTTGGGTCTCAGAAGCAATGGAGATGATGCTACTCTCGTTTGTTGGACCAGCGGTTCAGTCTGCTTGGGGTCTTTCTTCTCAACAAGAAAGTTTCATAACCAGTGTGGTTTTTGCTGGAATGCTAGTTGGAGCGTACTCATGGGGCATAGTTTCTGATAAACACGGACGTAG GAAAGGTTTCCTCATTACAGCCACAATTACTTCTGGAGCTGGTTTTCTGAGTGCTCTTTCGCCTAATTATACATCCTTGATCCTTCTTCGTTGTTTGGTCGGTGTTGGTTTGGGAGGTGGCCCTGTACTCTCATCCTGGTTTCTGGAGTTCATTCCTGCTCCTAACAGAGGCACCTGGATGGTTGTTTTTTCAGCTTTTTGGACTCTTGGAACAATTCTCGAGGCTTCACTTGCATGG TTTGTCATGCCAACGCTGGGCTGGAGGTGGCTACTTGGACTGTCTTCACTCCCTTCATCGCTTCTCCTTGTATTCTATTGGTTAGCACCTGAATCACCCAGGTATTTATGCTTAAAAGGAAGAACAACTGAGGCAATCAATATTTTGGAGAGAGTAGCAAGACTGAATGGAACAAAACTCCCTTCTGGAAATCTTGTTTCTGATTTAAAAATTGAGTTATCTGAAAAGAGTACTCTATCAGAAGATGCACGTTTGATCTCACCAACAGAAAATGAAGATACATCATCTAAGGAGATGGATTCTTCTGATATGGGGGGCATCTCTTCACTGTCAATGCTTCTTTCCCCAAAATTAGTCAGATCTACCTTGCTCTTATGGGTAGTATTCTTTGGGAATGCTTTTTCATATTATGGCCTGGTGCTTCTGACCACTGAGTTGACCAATGGACATAGTAAATGTACGCCAGATACATTACGGTCAGACAAATTGCAGGATACTGGCTATAGAGATGTTTTCATCGCTAGTTTTGCAG AGTTACCTGGGCTCCTCATATCTGCTGCCACGGTCGATAGACTGGGTCGTAAGCTTTCAATGTCAGCCATGTTCTTCTTGTGTTGCATTTTTCTACTCCCCTTAGTAATTCAACAGTCTCAGGGCTTGACCACTAGCCTTCTTTTTGGAGCTCGCATATGCATCACAGCAACCTTCACAATAGTCTATATATATGCCCCAGAG ATATACCCAACCTCAGTCCGAACAACCGGCGTCGGAGTTGCAAGTGCAATGGGAAGAATTGGTGGAATGATATGTCCTCTGGTGGCAGTAGGTTTGGTACATGGATGCCATCAGACAGCATCCATTCTGCTCTTTGAGattgtaatttttctttccgGGGTATGCGTTTTGCTCTTCCCATTTGAAACCAAGGGACGTGAATTGAGCGATACTGTATCATCTAACTCAAACAACCAAGGCCAGTAA